A single region of the Lactobacillus isalae genome encodes:
- a CDS encoding GtrA family protein, whose amino-acid sequence MTKNHHKRKGQKITQEQLRKLGSRLVARHRNFYVYVIFGFLAAIINIVCFLLFHNVWKIPVIYANTIAFIISNLASFSFNKHGVFIQNVDKKHGVVYQLCLFFIYRIISLIPDNLIMLVGISWLHWNALFVKIIDQILVGIFNYLTTKSIFLNTSSKFAKKFKDHFNKK is encoded by the coding sequence ATGACTAAAAATCATCATAAAAGAAAGGGGCAAAAAATTACTCAAGAGCAATTACGAAAGCTCGGGAGTAGACTTGTTGCTAGACACCGAAACTTTTATGTTTATGTTATTTTTGGCTTTCTAGCAGCAATTATTAACATTGTCTGCTTTCTTTTATTTCATAATGTTTGGAAAATTCCAGTAATTTATGCCAACACGATTGCATTTATTATTTCTAACTTAGCTTCTTTTTCTTTTAATAAGCACGGTGTATTCATTCAAAACGTTGATAAAAAACATGGCGTTGTTTACCAGCTTTGTTTATTTTTTATCTATCGTATTATTAGCTTAATTCCCGACAACTTAATTATGCTAGTTGGAATTTCATGGCTTCACTGGAATGCACTTTTTGTGAAAATTATTGATCAAATTTTAGTGGGTATTTTTAACTATCTAACCACAAAATCTATTTTCCTTAACACAAGCAGCAAGTTTGCTAAAAAGTTTAAAGATCATTTTAATAAGAAATAA
- a CDS encoding flavodoxin, with protein sequence MKAQIVFASMTGNDEDMAEILEENLQDAGFDVENIDVSFADATSYLDADLCVMVTYTYGEGVMTDELKDFYDQLITLDLSGKKFAVMGSGDKTYKDHYCENVDDFEKAFIKCGAVEVAKPVKIENAVDDEDIDLIDQATEEIIEAFND encoded by the coding sequence ATGAAAGCACAAATTGTCTTTGCCAGCATGACTGGTAATGATGAAGATATGGCAGAGATTTTAGAAGAGAACTTACAGGATGCAGGCTTTGACGTCGAAAATATTGATGTCAGCTTTGCAGACGCTACTTCTTATCTTGATGCTGACCTTTGCGTAATGGTTACCTATACCTACGGCGAAGGTGTCATGACTGATGAATTAAAAGACTTTTATGACCAATTAATTACTCTTGATCTCTCTGGTAAAAAATTTGCAGTAATGGGTTCAGGAGATAAGACATACAAGGATCATTACTGCGAAAACGTAGATGATTTTGAAAAAGCATTTATTAAATGCGGTGCCGTTGAAGTAGCAAAACCAGTAAAAATCGAAAATGCTGTTGATGATGAAGATATCGATTTAATTGATCAAGCTACTGAAGAAATAATTGAGGCATTTAATGACTAA
- the map gene encoding type I methionyl aminopeptidase, which produces MITIKSKRELQGMQKSGRVLAAMFEGLRDVIKPGISTWEIEEFAQDFMKKHGGRLSEQGFEGYKYGTCISVNDEIAHAIPRKDKILKEGDLVSVDVTCNVDGYETDSCTTYGVGEISAEDQKLMDVTKKAMYMGIDQAVVGNRIGDIGSVIQNYVENENGYGDVRELVGHGIQPSIHEDPEVPHWGKAGHGLRLREGMTITVEPMVEAGGDWRIEQKTVSDPNDDWVYYATPDGSKAAQFEHTFAITPDGPKILTLQKPYDGYEKYLPHFLDED; this is translated from the coding sequence ATGATAACAATTAAGTCGAAACGCGAATTGCAAGGAATGCAAAAATCTGGTCGCGTTTTAGCAGCAATGTTTGAAGGTTTACGTGATGTTATTAAGCCTGGAATTTCTACTTGGGAAATCGAAGAATTTGCTCAAGATTTTATGAAAAAACATGGTGGTCGTCTTTCAGAACAAGGCTTTGAAGGATACAAATACGGCACTTGTATCAGTGTAAATGATGAAATTGCCCACGCAATTCCTAGAAAAGATAAGATTTTAAAGGAAGGCGATTTAGTTAGCGTTGACGTAACTTGTAACGTAGACGGTTATGAAACTGATTCATGTACTACTTACGGTGTTGGTGAAATTTCAGCTGAAGATCAAAAGTTAATGGATGTTACTAAGAAAGCGATGTACATGGGTATTGATCAAGCAGTTGTTGGTAACCGTATTGGTGATATCGGTAGCGTTATTCAAAATTATGTTGAAAATGAAAATGGCTACGGAGATGTTCGTGAATTAGTAGGCCATGGAATTCAACCATCAATCCATGAAGATCCTGAAGTTCCTCACTGGGGTAAAGCTGGTCACGGTTTACGTTTGCGTGAAGGAATGACTATTACAGTTGAGCCAATGGTTGAAGCTGGTGGTGATTGGAGAATTGAACAAAAGACTGTTTCAGATCCAAATGATGACTGGGTTTACTACGCAACGCCAGATGGATCAAAAGCTGCTCAATTTGAACATACTTTTGCTATTACTCCAGATGGTCCTAAGATCTTAACTTTACAAAAACCATACGATGGCTATGAAAAATATCTTCCTCACTTTTTAGATGAAGATTAA
- a CDS encoding YihY/virulence factor BrkB family protein, with product MKSFLNQTKNRTTEFFQLLSKYISRGEINQTSIIIAYYVLLSIFPIIIIIGNVLPLFSIDTKPIARYLELIFPSQVSSLIMPIINALLKKHSSGFISLGIVIAIWSLSCLVNSIRLAANKIYGVDKQEKGKSWWNYLLARTFTFALSVILVVGFSVIIFIFTFGRQIMEFLAPIFNLSLWWVYKLENYRWPIIIIMTIIVNLYINYVIPNIRVKKRVVWPGVWFTVISWSALSYFFGLYLRQFGTRWQNYGIVGSFIIFMLWLNVGSLLLLLGICINAVGNELKDRKIEYSQSPILRIFRKNKKIPK from the coding sequence ATGAAATCTTTTCTCAATCAGACTAAAAACCGTACAACAGAGTTTTTTCAATTATTATCTAAATATATTAGTCGAGGCGAAATAAACCAGACTTCAATTATTATTGCTTACTATGTATTGCTGAGTATTTTTCCAATAATCATTATTATTGGAAATGTTTTGCCTTTATTTAGTATCGATACTAAACCAATTGCTCGCTATCTTGAGTTGATTTTTCCCTCTCAAGTTTCAAGTTTAATCATGCCAATTATTAATGCCTTATTGAAGAAGCATTCAAGTGGCTTTATTTCCTTGGGTATTGTGATTGCAATTTGGTCATTAAGTTGTTTGGTTAATTCAATTCGTCTAGCTGCAAATAAGATTTATGGTGTTGATAAGCAAGAAAAAGGAAAGTCTTGGTGGAATTATTTACTAGCTAGGACTTTTACTTTTGCACTTTCTGTAATCTTAGTAGTTGGTTTTTCAGTAATAATCTTTATTTTCACTTTTGGTAGACAAATTATGGAATTTTTAGCGCCAATTTTTAATCTATCATTATGGTGGGTATATAAGTTAGAAAATTACCGTTGGCCGATTATCATTATTATGACCATTATTGTTAACTTATATATTAATTATGTGATTCCGAATATCCGAGTTAAAAAACGTGTGGTTTGGCCCGGAGTATGGTTTACTGTAATAAGTTGGAGCGCCCTGTCATATTTCTTTGGTTTATACCTAAGACAATTTGGGACGCGCTGGCAAAACTACGGGATTGTAGGTTCATTTATCATTTTCATGTTGTGGCTGAATGTAGGTTCATTATTACTATTGCTTGGAATTTGTATCAATGCAGTAGGTAATGAATTAAAAGATAGAAAGATTGAATATAGTCAAAGCCCGATTTTGAGAATTTTTAGGAAAAATAAAAAAATACCTAAATAA
- the galU gene encoding UTP--glucose-1-phosphate uridylyltransferase GalU, whose amino-acid sequence MKVRKAVIPAAGLGTRFLPATKAMPKEMVPIVDKPTIQFIVEEAKKSGIEDILIVTGKNKRSIEDHFDANPELEQDLEEKGKTELLHLTQSITNLGVNLYYTRQPHPAGLGDAILRARSFVGDEPFAVMLGDDLMEDKVPLTKQLIDRYDKTHASTIAVMPVPHEEVSKYGVIDPDSEIEPGLINVKAFVEKPDVDKAPSDYAIIGRYLLTPEIFDILAHQKPGRGGEIQLTDAIDTMNKTQRVFAHVFNGERHDVGNKEGYIETSIEYGLSHPQIKDDLRKYIIAMGQKLQNEDKKPNKNK is encoded by the coding sequence ATGAAAGTAAGAAAAGCAGTTATTCCAGCAGCTGGATTAGGTACTAGATTTTTACCTGCAACTAAGGCTATGCCTAAAGAAATGGTACCAATTGTTGATAAACCGACAATTCAATTTATTGTAGAAGAAGCCAAAAAATCAGGAATTGAAGATATCTTGATTGTTACTGGTAAGAACAAGCGCTCAATTGAAGACCACTTTGACGCTAACCCAGAACTAGAACAAGATTTGGAAGAAAAGGGTAAGACTGAGCTTTTACACTTGACCCAATCAATTACTAATTTAGGCGTTAACCTTTACTACACTCGTCAGCCACATCCAGCTGGTTTAGGAGATGCGATTTTAAGAGCTCGTAGCTTCGTTGGGGATGAACCATTTGCTGTTATGCTTGGTGACGATTTGATGGAGGACAAGGTTCCACTAACTAAGCAATTAATTGATCGTTATGACAAGACTCATGCATCAACTATTGCTGTTATGCCTGTACCACATGAAGAAGTTTCTAAGTATGGTGTGATAGATCCAGATAGTGAAATTGAACCGGGCTTAATTAATGTTAAGGCCTTTGTTGAAAAGCCTGATGTTGATAAGGCACCTAGTGATTACGCAATCATTGGTCGTTACTTATTAACTCCAGAAATTTTTGATATCTTAGCACATCAAAAACCTGGTCGTGGTGGTGAAATTCAATTAACTGACGCTATTGATACGATGAATAAGACTCAACGAGTATTTGCTCACGTATTTAACGGTGAACGTCATGATGTTGGTAACAAGGAAGGTTACATTGAAACATCAATTGAATATGGTCTATCTCACCCACAAATTAAAGATGATTTACGTAAGTACATCATTGCAATGGGCCAAAAATTACAAAATGAAGATAAAAAGCCTAATAAGAATAAATAA
- a CDS encoding ABC transporter ATP-binding protein: MMIEYKNISKNYHEQEILKDVSFTVKKGDIFVLVGPSGSGKTTLLKMFNRLIEPTKGEILLDDKSIKDYDLRKLREKTGYVLQTASLFPNLTVGENITIVLEQEGVSRKERRKKQEELLKCVDLDPKLYCDRMPNELSGGEQQRVGIIRALAANPEVVLMDEPFSALDPVVRKQLQDLLLNLHDQLNKTVIFVTHDMQEAIRLGNTIGVLHKGVLEQVGKPREILRHPATKFVQEFFAGNRINQKLDLETLLKSELGVDPRFYPKVETLVRYHVYSVQDLIKDCSNHPNSLFIAETEFGEFLIEPKRVWNFFLKWVAGND; this comes from the coding sequence ATGATGATTGAATACAAAAATATTTCAAAGAACTATCACGAGCAAGAAATCCTAAAAGATGTTTCTTTTACAGTAAAAAAAGGAGATATCTTCGTCTTAGTTGGGCCTAGTGGCAGTGGCAAGACTACGCTATTAAAAATGTTTAATAGACTGATTGAACCAACAAAAGGTGAGATATTGTTAGATGATAAATCAATAAAAGACTACGATTTACGTAAATTAAGAGAAAAAACAGGCTACGTTTTGCAGACGGCCAGCTTGTTTCCAAATTTGACTGTTGGTGAGAACATTACAATTGTCTTAGAGCAAGAAGGCGTTAGTCGAAAAGAGCGACGTAAGAAGCAAGAAGAATTGCTAAAATGTGTTGATTTAGATCCAAAATTGTATTGCGATCGGATGCCAAATGAGCTTTCAGGCGGTGAGCAACAAAGAGTAGGAATTATTCGTGCGCTAGCTGCAAATCCTGAGGTAGTTCTTATGGATGAGCCTTTTTCTGCGCTTGATCCAGTCGTGAGAAAACAATTACAAGATTTATTGCTTAATCTCCATGATCAGCTCAATAAGACTGTGATATTTGTAACGCACGATATGCAGGAAGCAATTCGGCTAGGCAATACAATAGGTGTGTTACATAAGGGCGTATTAGAACAAGTAGGGAAGCCCAGAGAAATTTTACGTCATCCTGCAACAAAGTTTGTTCAAGAGTTTTTTGCAGGAAATCGTATTAATCAAAAACTTGATCTGGAAACCTTGCTTAAGAGCGAGTTAGGAGTAGATCCTAGATTTTATCCAAAGGTAGAGACTTTAGTTCGCTATCATGTGTATAGTGTGCAAGATTTGATTAAAGATTGCTCTAATCATCCCAATAGTTTATTTATTGCGGAAACAGAATTTGGCGAGTTTTTAATTGAACCAAAACGTGTTTGGAATTTCTTTTTAAAGTGGGTGGCTGGAAATGATTAA
- a CDS encoding ABC transporter permease/substrate-binding protein: MIKSLWQMLITEHDQIWATTLVHIKISLIALLIAMVIAIPLAFILKGHKKAAEFTLQIAGIIQTIPSLAILGLLLPFVGIGTMPAIIALVLYAIMPIFQNTYSGLTDIPENLEEAATAFGMTKWKKLQRLEIPMAMPMIFAGVRIALVMIIGTATLAALIGGGGLGTYIYVGINSNNNTEVLMGAILSALLALVFSGVLKFIAKNNKRLKWGSIIIAGILLIWGGSSLYTHFTSTSKNNIAEPKQTITIAGKMGSEPAILINMYKDLIEKNDPNTKVVLKPNFGGTTFLFKALQTDKVDIYPEFTGTVLQTLVKTGKKTGNDPNQAYVEARSDLKKQFGMEYLKPMAYQNGYALATTQKFAKDNHLTKMSDLNRVNKKVHAAFDPDFTSLKDGYPGLKNVYKLDFASIKSTESSIRYHAIANNQANVVDGYTTDAEIKKYNLVMLDDDKKFFPPYQGAPLMRAKFAERNPQIVKALNKLAGKITTQEMQEMNYQVNVKHEKPAKVAHDYLVKHGLI; the protein is encoded by the coding sequence ATGATTAAATCTTTGTGGCAAATGCTGATAACAGAACATGATCAAATCTGGGCTACAACGCTTGTACATATTAAAATTTCGCTGATTGCGCTTCTTATTGCAATGGTCATTGCAATTCCATTAGCTTTTATCTTAAAAGGACATAAAAAGGCAGCTGAATTCACATTGCAAATTGCTGGAATTATTCAAACTATTCCAAGCTTAGCAATTTTAGGTTTACTGCTACCATTTGTCGGAATTGGAACAATGCCTGCAATCATTGCTCTAGTTTTATATGCGATAATGCCAATTTTTCAGAATACTTATTCAGGCTTAACTGATATTCCTGAAAACTTAGAAGAAGCTGCTACAGCCTTTGGTATGACAAAATGGAAGAAGTTACAGCGATTAGAAATTCCAATGGCAATGCCGATGATTTTTGCTGGAGTTCGAATTGCTTTGGTAATGATTATTGGTACTGCAACTTTGGCAGCTTTGATTGGCGGCGGAGGCTTGGGTACTTACATTTATGTTGGTATCAATTCAAACAATAATACAGAAGTTCTAATGGGCGCTATTTTATCTGCTCTTCTTGCCCTAGTATTTAGTGGCGTTTTAAAATTTATTGCTAAAAATAATAAACGACTCAAGTGGGGAAGTATTATTATTGCTGGAATTTTGCTCATTTGGGGCGGAAGTAGTTTATATACTCACTTTACTAGTACTTCAAAGAATAATATTGCTGAACCAAAACAAACAATTACAATTGCCGGAAAAATGGGATCTGAACCTGCTATTTTAATTAATATGTATAAGGATTTGATTGAGAAAAATGATCCAAATACAAAGGTAGTCTTAAAACCTAATTTTGGTGGAACAACATTTTTGTTCAAGGCACTTCAAACAGATAAGGTTGACATTTATCCTGAATTTACAGGAACAGTCTTACAGACATTAGTTAAAACGGGTAAAAAGACTGGCAATGATCCAAATCAGGCTTACGTTGAAGCCAGAAGCGACTTAAAGAAACAATTTGGCATGGAATACCTAAAGCCAATGGCTTATCAAAATGGTTATGCTTTAGCTACAACCCAAAAGTTTGCTAAAGATAATCACCTAACTAAAATGAGTGATTTAAATCGAGTAAATAAAAAAGTTCATGCGGCTTTTGACCCAGATTTTACTTCCTTAAAAGATGGTTATCCAGGTTTAAAGAATGTTTACAAGCTGGACTTTGCTTCCATTAAAAGTACTGAATCAAGCATTCGTTATCACGCTATCGCTAACAATCAGGCCAATGTAGTTGATGGCTACACTACTGATGCTGAGATTAAGAAGTACAACTTAGTGATGCTTGATGACGATAAAAAATTCTTCCCACCATATCAAGGTGCACCTTTGATGAGAGCAAAATTTGCAGAAAGAAATCCGCAAATTGTAAAAGCATTAAATAAATTAGCGGGTAAAATTACAACTCAAGAAATGCAGGAAATGAATTATCAGGTTAATGTTAAGCATGAAAAGCCAGCTAAAGTAGCTCATGATTATTTAGTAAAGCATGGATTAATTTAG
- a CDS encoding OsmC family protein — protein sequence MTKYTVKSELTDTPWQIENRTKKNKFMADESANGKNVAPNPVEYLAGAVNSCISISAGMIANVHHLDVKNFKVTNQAITTKLGHGKSVVSEMLITVSFDSSMSQEEKQEFLAHTLHVSTVYQTVSQSVKTYVELEK from the coding sequence ATGACAAAATATACAGTAAAAAGTGAATTAACTGATACTCCTTGGCAAATTGAAAATAGAACTAAGAAGAATAAGTTTATGGCTGATGAATCAGCAAACGGTAAAAATGTTGCTCCTAATCCAGTAGAGTATTTAGCAGGTGCAGTGAATTCTTGTATCTCAATTTCTGCAGGGATGATTGCAAATGTCCATCATTTAGATGTAAAGAACTTTAAGGTAACTAACCAGGCAATTACTACTAAGCTCGGCCATGGGAAGTCCGTTGTTAGTGAAATGTTAATTACAGTTTCTTTTGACAGCTCTATGTCTCAAGAAGAAAAGCAGGAATTTTTAGCTCATACTCTACATGTTTCAACTGTTTATCAAACAGTATCTCAAAGTGTTAAAACCTACGTAGAATTAGAAAAATAA
- a CDS encoding GTP pyrophosphokinase has product MDIYGGYTPVLDELLNQILNHFKEENKIHQEQTGDSLYEHLIGRVKRPESMIEKCQRKELPVNPESALKENRDSVGIRVVCNFIDDIYTCIDLIKDWDNVEIVKQKDYITNAKPNGYRSYHMILDVERPEKDIEGNNPGHYYVEVQLRTIAMDTWASLEHEMKYKHKIKNPEMIGKELKRVADELASCDVSMQTLRHLIREED; this is encoded by the coding sequence ATGGATATTTATGGTGGCTACACTCCAGTTTTAGATGAGTTACTTAATCAGATACTGAATCACTTTAAAGAAGAAAATAAAATTCACCAGGAACAAACCGGCGATAGTCTCTATGAACACCTAATTGGTCGGGTTAAAAGACCTGAGAGTATGATTGAAAAATGTCAGCGAAAAGAATTGCCAGTAAATCCTGAGTCAGCTTTGAAAGAAAATCGAGATAGTGTTGGTATTCGCGTTGTCTGTAATTTTATTGATGATATTTATACTTGTATTGACCTGATTAAAGATTGGGATAATGTAGAAATTGTTAAGCAAAAAGACTATATCACCAATGCCAAACCTAACGGCTATCGTTCTTACCACATGATTTTAGATGTTGAAAGACCTGAGAAAGATATTGAAGGCAATAATCCAGGACACTACTATGTTGAAGTACAGCTTAGAACGATTGCAATGGATACCTGGGCAAGTTTAGAGCATGAAATGAAATATAAGCATAAGATAAAGAATCCTGAAATGATTGGTAAAGAGCTAAAGCGAGTTGCAGATGAATTAGCGTCTTGTGATGTAAGCATGCAGACTTTGCGTCATTTAATTAGAGAGGAAGATTAA
- a CDS encoding response regulator transcription factor — MKILLAEDEEQLSRVLVAAMKSVNYDVDAVFNGRDAVELAKKNSYDVIILDIMMPIMDGITALKQIRKSGDKTYVLMLTAKAEIDDRVTGLDSGADDYLTKPFSLKELLARLRSKERRDDQYTPNEVEVGDLALNVAEQELVSHNSIRLGSKETQLLNYLMLNEGKEFSTSDLLAHVWKDEDDANEDVVWIYISYLRQKLQSIQSSVQIVGEKGGSFSLIR, encoded by the coding sequence ATGAAGATTTTGCTGGCAGAGGATGAAGAACAGTTATCCCGTGTTTTAGTAGCAGCAATGAAAAGCGTTAATTATGACGTCGATGCTGTTTTTAATGGTCGGGATGCAGTAGAACTTGCTAAAAAGAACTCATACGATGTAATTATTTTAGACATCATGATGCCGATTATGGATGGAATTACGGCGCTAAAACAAATTCGTAAAAGTGGCGATAAGACCTATGTCTTAATGCTTACTGCAAAGGCAGAAATTGATGATCGAGTAACTGGCTTAGATAGTGGAGCTGATGATTATTTGACTAAACCATTTTCACTAAAAGAGCTACTTGCACGCTTACGTTCAAAAGAAAGGCGCGATGACCAATATACACCTAATGAGGTTGAGGTTGGGGATCTTGCCTTAAATGTTGCTGAACAGGAATTAGTAAGTCATAATTCAATTCGATTAGGCAGTAAAGAAACGCAACTTTTAAATTACTTAATGCTTAATGAAGGTAAAGAATTCTCAACTTCTGATTTATTAGCGCATGTTTGGAAAGATGAAGACGATGCTAATGAAGATGTAGTGTGGATTTATATTTCTTACTTGAGACAAAAGCTGCAATCGATTCAAAGTTCAGTCCAGATTGTAGGTGAAAAAGGTGGTAGTTTTTCATTAATTAGGTAG
- a CDS encoding sensor histidine kinase has product MIQKFRWKFIGMSITALFVVLVITLGALLGVSYTQSHNEVDRVLTALVNNQGQLTPRTAKPVFGNQKDPINKNFLSGEYNPEAVFQYRYFTVASTYNNTPRIVNDDNVYDVGRSEILKTSKQIFKNKSTSGSIDIGNNQYAYRVGKNQKGYKFIVYLNESLIYHRFSLLLRVSIVLGIIALIVFALILILVSKKAIGPIITTYRKQREFITNAGHELKTPLAIISANTEMEEMLGNNSEWNKSTKEQVDRLTRLINRLIALARTGETGEVVLNKVNFSEIVKKNVTSFKSVMQKNDLKYNAMIMPDLYVKAESNILSELTNILLDNARKYCDKDGEVRVSLVKGKLGTNAILKVANTYKEGKGKDYSHFFERFYREDESHNSKKSGFGIGLAMAQEIVQTFHGKIHVSHKDDMIVFTVILRLAK; this is encoded by the coding sequence ATGATTCAAAAATTTCGCTGGAAGTTTATTGGAATGTCGATCACTGCATTGTTCGTAGTTTTAGTCATAACTTTAGGTGCCTTGTTAGGAGTTAGTTACACTCAGAGTCATAATGAAGTTGATCGGGTTTTAACAGCCTTAGTTAATAATCAAGGGCAACTAACTCCTAGAACTGCTAAGCCAGTTTTTGGTAATCAAAAGGATCCAATTAATAAGAATTTTTTATCAGGAGAATATAATCCGGAAGCTGTTTTTCAATATCGTTATTTTACCGTAGCTAGTACGTACAATAATACGCCTCGTATTGTAAATGACGATAACGTCTATGATGTTGGTAGATCAGAGATTCTTAAGACTAGTAAGCAAATTTTTAAGAATAAATCAACTAGTGGATCCATTGATATTGGTAATAATCAGTATGCTTACCGAGTAGGTAAGAATCAAAAAGGATACAAATTCATTGTTTATTTAAATGAATCATTGATATACCATCGTTTTTCTTTATTGCTTAGAGTATCAATAGTACTCGGAATTATTGCCTTGATTGTTTTTGCTCTGATTTTGATTTTGGTATCGAAAAAGGCAATTGGGCCAATTATTACCACTTATCGTAAGCAGCGCGAATTTATCACTAACGCGGGGCATGAATTAAAGACTCCTTTAGCAATTATTTCGGCTAATACTGAAATGGAAGAAATGCTGGGGAATAATTCAGAATGGAATAAAAGTACAAAAGAGCAGGTTGATCGCTTAACTAGATTGATTAATCGTTTAATTGCTTTAGCTAGGACTGGTGAAACTGGAGAAGTTGTTTTAAATAAGGTAAACTTTTCTGAAATAGTCAAAAAGAATGTTACAAGTTTTAAGTCCGTAATGCAGAAGAATGACTTGAAATATAATGCGATGATTATGCCTGATTTGTATGTTAAAGCTGAAAGTAATATTTTAAGTGAATTGACAAATATTTTGCTCGATAATGCACGTAAGTATTGTGATAAAGATGGAGAAGTTAGGGTAAGCCTTGTTAAAGGTAAGCTTGGAACAAATGCAATTTTAAAAGTTGCGAATACTTATAAAGAAGGTAAGGGAAAAGATTATTCTCATTTCTTTGAGAGGTTTTATCGTGAAGATGAATCTCATAATTCAAAGAAGTCTGGATTTGGTATTGGTTTAGCAATGGCACAAGAGATTGTGCAAACTTTCCATGGTAAGATTCACGTTAGTCATAAAGATGACATGATTGTTTTCACAGTGATTTTAAGATTAGCAAAATAA
- a CDS encoding zinc ribbon domain-containing protein → MEKFCPNCGKEIKGEADFCPNCGYKLKKEKISKPSQPIIQKNGDEIRSQIQHSKKKPMSKRNKIILSIVGVLAVLFVCFYAWGSSYYSEHNQVRRIVSALKDPNKKVSQYITSTDPDLKVTDENVKPLQRYYSNHKTQADNAIYALEHQTDSYGVNFEQTGRYFLLFPKYKLQVPAFTPTVRTNHSNSEVKMNGKNIGKLTGSASDYSKKLEPLLPGQYNFSIKSTVQGRKLSTTAETDIWSNKTVNLNIKTETLEIKSLPNGIVYINDKKVGTLNSKGKLLLKEYPISGNMNLYVRAAVNNRTIQSETIDNLSEGLDYASDGTDTISTDGNKYVIKPEWKGLVNKDDAKSVLSDAFDIPDPDQFVDGSDNSDYVEMKKMIDSYKDQDDISNVESEVSVQSITPYDNNSSEVTYSVKWTFVHDDYDRVQVMQYTNAVLTNEKDESGAKIKKIGTGKLTKDHKVTTGDSSNDTDTNSDSDSDNDD, encoded by the coding sequence ATGGAAAAATTTTGTCCAAATTGTGGTAAAGAAATAAAAGGAGAAGCAGACTTCTGTCCAAATTGTGGTTATAAATTAAAGAAAGAAAAGATTTCAAAACCATCACAGCCAATAATTCAGAAAAATGGCGATGAAATTCGCTCGCAAATTCAGCACTCAAAAAAGAAACCAATGAGTAAACGCAATAAAATTATTCTTAGCATTGTTGGCGTGCTTGCTGTCTTATTTGTTTGTTTCTATGCATGGGGATCTAGTTATTATAGTGAACATAATCAAGTGAGAAGAATTGTTTCTGCTTTGAAAGATCCAAATAAAAAGGTAAGTCAGTATATTACTTCTACTGATCCTGATTTGAAGGTTACAGATGAAAATGTTAAACCACTTCAAAGATACTATTCTAATCATAAAACACAAGCAGATAATGCAATTTATGCGCTTGAGCATCAAACTGATAGTTATGGTGTAAACTTTGAACAAACTGGCAGATATTTTTTGTTGTTTCCCAAATATAAGTTGCAAGTTCCAGCATTTACACCAACAGTCCGTACTAACCATTCAAATTCAGAAGTGAAAATGAATGGTAAAAACATTGGAAAACTAACAGGTAGTGCAAGCGATTATTCAAAGAAATTGGAACCTCTTTTACCGGGCCAATATAACTTTTCAATTAAATCAACAGTTCAAGGAAGAAAGCTTTCTACAACTGCTGAAACAGATATTTGGTCTAATAAAACGGTCAATTTAAATATTAAGACTGAAACACTTGAAATTAAAAGTTTGCCCAATGGAATTGTTTATATAAATGATAAGAAAGTTGGAACATTAAATAGCAAGGGAAAATTACTTCTGAAAGAATATCCAATTTCTGGTAATATGAATCTTTATGTTCGTGCTGCCGTAAATAATCGAACTATTCAATCGGAAACTATTGATAATCTTTCAGAAGGTCTTGATTATGCGTCTGATGGCACTGATACGATTAGTACAGATGGTAATAAGTATGTAATTAAACCTGAATGGAAAGGTTTAGTAAATAAGGATGACGCAAAAAGCGTATTAAGTGATGCTTTTGATATTCCTGATCCAGACCAATTCGTTGATGGTAGTGATAATAGCGACTATGTTGAAATGAAGAAGATGATTGATAGTTATAAGGATCAAGATGATATTAGTAATGTTGAATCAGAAGTAAGTGTTCAATCAATTACGCCATATGATAATAATTCATCTGAAGTAACTTATAGCGTTAAATGGACTTTTGTCCATGATGATTATGATCGTGTTCAAGTAATGCAATATACAAATGCCGTTTTAACTAATGAAAAAGATGAATCAGGTGCTAAAATTAAAAAGATTGGTACAGGTAAATTAACTAAAGATCATAAAGTGACTACTGGAGACAGTAGTAATGATACTGATACCAATAGTGATTCTGATTCAGATAATGATGATTAA